In Gemmatimonas sp., one genomic interval encodes:
- a CDS encoding matrixin family metalloprotease, whose translation MKLAETLLACCVVGLACFIGGQTLGARQAVLDEAGGTIVGKPTRAIARPSGDPRPGSSARGLRNRTGNGTGNGSSVGGDADMGHVEEILVTAAERRDRRRDLDDVRRRLTVGASGTYLDELLTARDSAIARWPDRVARPLRVFVREAVALEGWNPDFAPAVRDAFATWRQAGIPVHFTFVRDSASADITVHFVDRFANGISGKTVWSRDGGHWLISSDIQLAVSHPNGGTVTAPQMRAIALHEVGHLLGLDHTTSADNIMSARVRVRELSDADKATVRLVYSVPAGSLKR comes from the coding sequence GTGAAGCTCGCCGAAACGCTGCTCGCCTGTTGTGTGGTGGGGCTCGCCTGCTTCATTGGTGGGCAGACGCTGGGTGCGCGGCAGGCGGTCCTCGACGAGGCGGGGGGCACGATTGTCGGCAAGCCGACACGCGCGATCGCGCGTCCCTCCGGCGACCCGCGCCCGGGGAGTTCCGCGCGCGGCCTGCGCAACCGGACAGGCAACGGGACGGGCAACGGCAGCAGCGTGGGCGGCGATGCCGACATGGGCCACGTCGAGGAGATCCTGGTGACCGCTGCCGAACGGCGCGACCGCCGGCGCGACCTCGACGATGTGCGCCGCCGCCTGACCGTTGGAGCGAGCGGCACCTACCTCGATGAACTGCTCACTGCCCGCGACTCGGCGATCGCCCGCTGGCCGGATCGCGTCGCACGCCCGCTGCGCGTCTTCGTGCGCGAAGCCGTGGCGCTCGAGGGGTGGAATCCGGACTTTGCCCCCGCCGTGCGTGATGCCTTCGCGACCTGGCGGCAGGCGGGTATTCCTGTGCACTTCACCTTCGTGCGCGATTCGGCGAGCGCCGATATCACCGTGCACTTCGTCGATCGCTTCGCGAACGGCATCAGCGGCAAGACGGTGTGGAGTCGAGATGGCGGCCACTGGCTGATCTCCAGTGACATCCAGTTGGCGGTGTCCCATCCCAACGGCGGCACGGTGACCGCCCCGCAGATGCGGGCCATTGCCCTGCATGAAGTGGGACACCTCCTGGGGCTCGATCACACCACGAGTGCCGACAACATCATGTCGGCCCGCGTGCGGGTGCGCGAGCTGAGTGACGCGGACAAGGCGACGGTGCGGCTGGTGTACTCGGTGCCCGCGGGGTCGTTGAAGCGATAG
- a CDS encoding PDZ domain-containing protein, which produces MRETGSTASRWHTASRLAALAGLVATGLMAGALDAQTPVSSRSRTTVKRVASGTVTGTNVCTELESSPSPLVHAPEGLALLRLKRQLESAALTLEQQQQLERDQLQRIAQVQRGMDSLMQVVVRFTRDEHTERVERAPVYAPPVTGRRMFVTVDSGNGPVTIDMEAMMRGGAPVVRRMLDSTFVLIAPQVNRIIRALQPQVAAFAGEAEAALPGALVAPSGYMGLSLSGAQIRIVTPDGVMTSHCEYPLVETVDVGSPAARAGLSAGDTLVAYNGRDVMQAAVNYAELITAGSTVKVRVRRAGRPREVPVQVDARRDESAAAPVRLMLRGTPDRSAPFPPQLSLQMFSPNGVAVLAGAQFATMDVDFAQSLGLEPGVLVLRVPAGTPAADAGLKAGDVVRTVNGQAVRDVNVLRRVMQGARDARLQVQARGAAPRVVTIGGR; this is translated from the coding sequence ATGAGGGAGACAGGGAGCACGGCATCCCGGTGGCACACCGCCTCGCGGCTGGCGGCGCTGGCGGGGCTGGTAGCCACGGGGCTCATGGCCGGAGCGCTCGACGCACAGACGCCGGTGAGCAGCCGCTCGCGCACTACCGTCAAGCGGGTCGCGTCGGGAACGGTTACCGGCACGAACGTCTGCACCGAACTCGAATCGTCACCGTCGCCGCTGGTGCACGCGCCCGAGGGGCTGGCGCTGCTGCGTCTCAAGCGTCAGCTGGAGAGTGCGGCGCTCACGCTCGAGCAGCAGCAGCAGCTCGAGCGCGACCAGCTGCAGCGCATTGCGCAGGTGCAGCGCGGCATGGATTCGCTCATGCAGGTGGTGGTGCGTTTCACGCGTGACGAACACACCGAACGGGTGGAGCGCGCGCCCGTCTACGCGCCGCCGGTGACAGGGCGGCGCATGTTCGTGACCGTGGACAGTGGCAATGGCCCGGTGACGATCGACATGGAGGCGATGATGCGCGGCGGTGCGCCCGTGGTGCGTCGGATGCTCGACAGCACCTTCGTGCTGATCGCGCCCCAGGTGAATCGCATCATCCGCGCGCTGCAGCCGCAGGTGGCGGCATTCGCCGGCGAGGCGGAAGCGGCGCTCCCGGGTGCGCTGGTGGCGCCCTCGGGGTACATGGGGCTGTCGTTGAGCGGTGCACAAATCCGCATCGTCACCCCCGACGGCGTGATGACGAGTCATTGCGAATACCCGCTGGTCGAGACGGTCGACGTGGGCTCACCGGCGGCGCGCGCCGGCCTGTCCGCCGGGGACACGCTGGTCGCCTACAACGGACGCGACGTGATGCAGGCGGCGGTGAACTATGCGGAGCTCATCACGGCCGGCAGCACGGTGAAGGTGCGGGTGCGCCGTGCCGGCCGACCGCGCGAGGTGCCGGTACAGGTGGACGCGCGCCGCGACGAAAGCGCCGCCGCGCCGGTGCGTCTCATGCTGCGCGGGACCCCCGATCGGTCGGCGCCGTTTCCGCCGCAACTGTCGCTGCAGATGTTCAGCCCCAACGGGGTGGCCGTGCTCGCCGGGGCGCAGTTCGCGACCATGGACGTCGACTTCGCGCAGAGTCTCGGGCTCGAGCCTGGCGTGCTGGTGCTGCGGGTGCCCGCGGGGACCCCGGCGGCTGACGCCGGACTCAAGGCCGGTGACGTCGTGCGCACGGTGAACGGCCAGGCCGTGCGCGACGTGAACGTGCTGCGACGCGTCATGCAGGGGGCGCGCGACGCGCGTCTGCAGGTGCAGGCACGGGGGGCGGCGCCGCGGGTGGTGACGATAGGAGGGCGGTGA
- a CDS encoding sigma-70 family RNA polymerase sigma factor has translation MTDSVSPMETDAAIVRRAIDGDERAMRLLWNQHAPHVDAVVRRLAGDPDLAEDIAQEVWIQIFRALPSWRGDAKFSTWIHRVAINRTLNALRSVKRLAATETGIEEDSAVVEQDAERRMLAQSIDEAARQLSPGARTVFLLHDVEGYTHEEIAAELGITAGGSKSQLFKARAKLRRILAPLVEQRRGHDGAARHFADGYGESYGGTYATQ, from the coding sequence GTGACAGATTCCGTATCCCCCATGGAGACCGACGCCGCCATCGTTCGACGGGCGATCGACGGGGATGAACGCGCCATGCGGCTGCTGTGGAATCAGCATGCGCCGCACGTGGACGCGGTCGTCCGCCGCCTCGCCGGAGATCCCGACCTTGCCGAGGATATCGCGCAGGAGGTCTGGATCCAGATCTTTCGTGCGCTCCCGTCATGGCGCGGGGACGCCAAGTTCAGCACGTGGATTCACCGGGTGGCGATCAACCGCACGCTCAATGCGCTGCGCAGCGTGAAGCGGCTGGCGGCCACCGAAACGGGGATCGAGGAGGATTCGGCGGTCGTGGAACAGGATGCGGAGCGCCGCATGTTGGCGCAGAGCATCGACGAGGCGGCGCGGCAGCTCAGCCCCGGCGCCCGCACGGTCTTCCTGTTGCACGACGTCGAGGGGTATACGCACGAGGAGATCGCGGCCGAGTTGGGGATCACCGCCGGTGGGTCCAAGTCGCAGCTCTTCAAGGCGCGGGCGAAGTTGCGGCGGATCCTGGCGCCTCTCGTGGAGCAGCGGCGTGGCCACGACGGCGCCGCCCGGCATTTTGCAGACGGATATGGTGAGTCGTATGGTGGAACCTATGCAACCCAGTAG
- a CDS encoding serine hydrolase has product MFLLAALAIAAADVTAVARPFPGGLPEREPAAVGMSAERLATIDRVVQRGIEAGGYPGASLVVGRKGYAIWQRGYGTLDWTRASRVTANESLYDLASLTKVVATTTALMVLFDQGKVELDAPVSTYLPDFSGGLRDQVTVRHLLTHRAGLSAGRELWRIARTPLEARAAVISSPITCTPGACYEYSDLGADLLGFIAEAVSGESLEGLLQKQVFRKLGMNDTRFRLSDAEVARTAPTEIAPPRGYPLRGEVHDENAYALGGVAGHAGLFSTAADLSVFAQMLLDGGVYNGTRIVADSTVQLFTRRAAGHRALGWDTCAGGAGCGQFMSERAFGHTGFTGTSLWIDPDRQMFVVLLTNRVHAARARRPSKVIADVRNDLADAAVLAVMDDPGGVMAMPASFRADLAQDWNRPLRARRASSASARRKAAAARRAAAKRSAAKGRSSKGSSATRSTGKASTSAGKSKATGKSKAAAKGKSTTKSKSVASGRKTTAAKRGGKATSSRSKG; this is encoded by the coding sequence GTGTTCCTGCTCGCCGCGCTTGCCATCGCTGCCGCCGACGTCACTGCCGTGGCTCGGCCTTTCCCGGGCGGCCTCCCCGAACGGGAGCCGGCGGCCGTAGGCATGTCGGCCGAACGGCTGGCCACCATTGATCGGGTGGTGCAGCGCGGCATCGAGGCGGGCGGGTACCCCGGCGCGTCGCTCGTGGTGGGGCGCAAGGGATACGCCATCTGGCAACGCGGCTACGGCACCCTCGACTGGACGCGCGCGTCGCGCGTGACTGCCAACGAAAGCCTCTACGACCTGGCATCGCTCACCAAGGTCGTGGCCACGACCACGGCCCTCATGGTGCTCTTCGATCAGGGGAAAGTGGAGCTCGACGCGCCAGTCTCGACGTACCTCCCCGACTTCAGCGGTGGACTCAGGGACCAGGTCACGGTACGTCACCTGCTCACGCATCGCGCTGGCCTGTCGGCGGGACGCGAGCTGTGGCGCATTGCACGCACGCCGCTGGAAGCGCGCGCCGCGGTGATCAGCTCCCCCATCACCTGCACCCCGGGGGCCTGTTACGAGTACTCGGACCTGGGCGCCGACCTGCTCGGGTTCATTGCCGAAGCGGTGAGCGGCGAGTCGCTCGAGGGATTGCTGCAGAAGCAGGTGTTCCGCAAGCTCGGCATGAACGACACCCGCTTCCGGCTCTCCGACGCCGAGGTGGCGCGCACGGCGCCCACGGAGATCGCGCCGCCACGCGGGTACCCGCTGCGCGGCGAGGTGCACGACGAAAACGCCTACGCGCTGGGTGGCGTGGCGGGACATGCGGGGCTCTTCAGCACGGCCGCCGACCTGTCGGTCTTCGCACAGATGCTCCTCGACGGCGGTGTGTACAACGGCACCCGTATCGTGGCCGACAGTACCGTGCAGCTGTTCACGCGCCGTGCCGCCGGGCACCGCGCCCTGGGGTGGGACACCTGCGCTGGCGGCGCCGGGTGTGGGCAGTTCATGAGTGAGCGCGCCTTTGGCCACACCGGCTTCACGGGGACGTCGCTCTGGATCGACCCCGATCGGCAGATGTTCGTGGTGCTCCTGACCAATCGCGTGCATGCCGCCCGCGCGCGCCGCCCCAGCAAGGTCATTGCCGACGTGCGCAACGACCTCGCCGATGCCGCCGTGCTGGCCGTCATGGACGACCCGGGTGGCGTCATGGCCATGCCGGCCAGCTTCCGGGCCGATCTGGCCCAGGATTGGAATCGTCCCCTGCGCGCGCGCCGCGCCTCCAGTGCCAGTGCGCGCCGCAAGGCGGCCGCCGCCAGACGCGCGGCGGCCAAGCGGTCGGCCGCCAAGGGCCGGTCCAGCAAGGGGAGCAGCGCGACGCGCAGCACCGGCAAGGCGTCGACCTCGGCTGGGAAGAGCAAGGCAACCGGCAAGAGCAAGGCAGCCGCCAAGGGCAAGTCGACAACCAAGAGCAAGTCGGTGGCAAGCGGCAGGAAGACCACCGCGGCCAAGCGCGGTGGCAAGGCGACGTCGTCCCGTTCCAAAGGCTGA